The window AAGCATTATGATCTGAGCTAACTCAATTCAGTCGGCGGGTTCAACAGCCTGTTAAGGTCTTCCATGACGGTTTTCGCGAGAAATATCGAATGTGTCCAGTTCCTGCTGGCAACAATGCCAACCTCGATTCATATGGTCTCTGTTGTTTTGATTGCGGTATGACAGCTGGAGGACATATCTCAACGGTGCTGTGCTAAACTTTAGCAGACATGTCGGACCCGAAGTTCCCAGAGTCAAGGCCTAATACCGCTCCATCCAATATATCCGATGGCGGTGGCATCCGCATCCCACGTCCACGCAACAGTTGGATTCTCTACCGCCAACACAAGTCAAATCAACTTAAGAAAGACTTCCCGGGAATGACTGCGTCTGAGCTTTGTAAGGAAAAACTCCGACTCAGTGGAAATGCATTCTAATACTTCGGCAGCTACTGTGATATCTTCCCTCTGGAAGTCCGAATCAACGACCGAGAAAGCAATTTGGCAGCGGAGAGCTCGGGAGGAAGACCGTCTGCACAAAGAGAAGTATCCTGGATACAAATACACTGCAAAGAGGTCTTCCTCAAAACGGAAGCAAAGCGAGATCTCTAGAAACTAGGAAGTTTAACCAGCAATCAAACAAATATATGTGCTTCGTTATTAGCGAAAAGCACTATCAGCTCGAACTTGACCTGAGATCAATGAATCGTCGGATCGCTGAATACATATTGAAACCTCAAAAAGGGGGCACATCGCTGCTGATACCGAACTATTTTCCTGACCATATGAACCGAGGTATTTTTAATACGAGACTACTGTGTTCCAGATGCTTCCACGAGGGAAGTATATTCAGGAGACAAATGATCATAGCGTGCAGTATCTTCAAAGCAGGTGATGAAGTTCCCGTTCGCTTGCTACTTGTAGTACCAGCAGGCAACCGACTGGACTGAAATGGGGGGCATTGGAAAACGGGGGATTCGCATGATGATCAGCAAAGCCTGGATGGAACGATAATGATTGGGCCCATGAAGTGGAAGCTGTGCTGTGCCTGGCTGTTCTGTGACTGGCATGCGGGTTACTCCTGCCTCAGAAGTTAAAGACAATTCTATCGCATAATACATTGCCCACGAGTACAACACAAGTCATGTAGAATTTGGTCTATTTGACATCAGGTCTCATGATAATAATTTTGCGGGACTTGGCTTTGCCATATTTATTTCCATTCCAATCTCATTCTATACCCCCCCATTCTCACTGCCCTTTACCTAGAGCTGCCGCACTCTCACTGCACGAGGAGGTGTCGCAGCACGCTCGATTGACCCCGGAGGGCGTTTCCTACATTCTCTTTCAGAATGTCTTCACTGTAAAAGAGGTCATGCCCTTGTTCATTGTTTTTGGGAATGCGAAGCTCGGCGGATAGCTGAACCATCGGGAGTGTAGCACGACGATGAGCATCAAGACAGGGTGTGAGAGCATAAGCAGGAGCGCAAGCATGGGTTGGAAATACCAGCAACCGATAGATACCAATTACACCTGCGCAAGACGAAAGCTGCAGTAGATTCAGTGCCTTGTTTATTGTTTCATGACACATTAGGACAGACCACGTAAGCTGACGACTTCCAATGGCCTTCCAACTCCAATGTGATATCCACCTGCATCACATCGAGATAGCATCTGGCTTTACGTCGGCGGGCTATTCCAATCACTGCTCCATATGAATGTCCCGCACCTCCACTCTGAGCCCTTCTCCTTTTCCCCCGACGGTCCAAGAGGCCGGGGACAGATGTAGAACGACCGTCCTATGAACGTGTTAGCCAATGACGTGTCGATACTGTGGGCGTTCACTCAAGAGTGTTGAGCATGCCGCCCATAGCCCCGCTCAACATACCGCAATTGACGCCGGGTTTCTTCGTGAGCAAGCTGATGCAGGGCTCATCGTGCTCGCAACGTGGTGGTACCCGTTTGCTGAGAAGCTTGGACCACGACTCCTTCGCTTCAATGGGATCGAAAACTTTCACATTGtcggccgactcggccaGGTTGGCCATATTGGAGAGAGTTGCAATACTTGACATTGCTGAACTTTGACTGCCATCTGCTCCGTTTCCAAAAGATCCAGGTGTCGGTAAGAGACTTGGGAAAGGCTTTGGCATCCGTCCTGAACCTGCATCCGCATCCTGTGTCCGTTTGGTCTGTGCCGATGCAGCTTCGGACGCAACAGCTAGTGGTTTGAAGAAACCCTTCAGGGTTTTTTGACCGGGCGCCGGTTTGACCGGTTTGGCTTTGAGGCCGTCCCCGTTGCTCGTTGACTTGGTACGCTTCCCAAGCCGACCCGCGATATCTTGGGACTGAGGTCGTTTGCGAGGCGATGATTCTTGCGAGCTTTCAATGCTTGTCATACCTGCTGCGGAAGGAATAATTGGAGGCAATTTGATGTCTGCTTCGATGAGTTTGTCACTAGCTTCAGGATCCTTTGATACCTCAGGAACGTTGTCGCCTTTCTCGTTCGCGAGATCGTTCTGCTGCAAGGCAGATGCTATTCTTTCGGGTCTCTTGAAGAGCATATCGCGAAtgcttcggcggcggtcgaATTCAGGTATCAGCTTGGCAGAGAGAGAAAGGGTGTCCTTATGGGACCAATCTCTGACTCGGTTACCATCGCTGAACATGCCAGGAGGATTCATCAAGTCTTGCAGGGCGACAGATCGGCCGTCGACCATGACTGTAGTCGCCATCACGGCGTACACAGGACAGTGATCGGATCCCATGAGGCCTTCCTGGATGTTGGCATGTGTAAACCAGGTTTTCAGCTCGTTGCTGCAGAGAACGTAGTCGATCCGGCTGCCGTTGTTCGCTGGTCGAGTATTCCGCTTCGTGTCCCAGCAGGTGTTCATGCCTTCTCGCTCAGGGTGGAAAAGGCGACAAAGATCCCAGAGAATAGGTACCTCTCGACCTTCATCTCGGTTTCCCAAGACCATGCCTTCATAAATAAGATGGTTGAAGATTCGTCGTGAAGGCATAGATATCCAATCGTCGAGGGATAGCCCTTCTTTGTGAAGGCCTTCAGCCACATTCGTAGAATCTTTCTCGGAGCGGATGACGTTTAAATCTCCCGTGAGGATGACTCTCTTGCCCATCATAGCTAGATTTCGTATTCGAACATCGAGAGCATCGAAAAAGCCTAGGCGAAAGTCATTGCGAGACTGGTCTCGGTTGGCTGGACTATAGACTCCGAGAAGGACGAAGGCAGTGAATTCAAGGATGACGCAGCGCCCCTCCGAATCCAGCTCCAGCTCGTCCACGTTGCCTGAAAGCTGCCCTGGTCGAGGATAGCCACCAATCTGCTGATCCTTGGGGAGATCCCGAAACCTTGTAGATGATCTGGGGGAGGTGAGGACTCCCATGACTCCCTCCTCGGCACGTATAGGGGCACAGGTTGCATTTCGAGTGTAAATGGCCACCCCGGAGTAACCTAGTCTTGATATCAGCCTTGAATTCCAAGTACAAAAAGACACCATCAGAAGGCGCATGCATGGATTTGGAAGGATATGCATTGCACCACTAGACAGGATGGCCGCACGTCAGCTTGCCTTTTTTGTGTCTAGGAAGGCTAAAAAAGACGTCCCATCCTGGTACGAGGACCATGTCATCTCGCAAATCCTTGCGTTGTATCTTGAGCTCTTGCATGACTACAATGTCCGCTTCGAGAATCTCGAACATGCTCTGTTGTCCCCAGTAAGCGACGTCACGAACGACGAAGAATGCGATGTCTTGCCTGGAACGTCCGTTGTTGACTCCATGGCTGATACGCGAACGGGTTTCTACCATTGGTGTCAGCCGAGGGGGACTTTAGTGGTTAGATTTGAAACAAAATCGTCACCTTATGCCGTTCACTAATCACCTTGTCAGCTCTATAGCAGGAAAGGAGGCAGGAAAAGCTTAGAGCACAAGCCGGTACCAACCATTCCACGTTGTTATTCGAAAGCCCATGTTCTCCTTCAATTCGAGCTCGAGTAAATCGAAGCTTGCCTTGTTGCTTCAATGGAGAAATACTGGGCCATAGACTGAACCTCTCGCGATCACTCATTAATAAGATATGTCCGATTTCATGGGACGTTCAAGTGACATCAGCAGCGAATCCCATAGCGTCCGGGATGGAAGTGAAAAGAAGGACCACTGGTGAGATCGAAGGAAGAAGCAAGGTAGGAAAGAAAACTCTATTGAAGTGCCCGGCTTAAAAGGGGATTTCTGGTGTGGCGACGGCAAGATGTTGATCTCCAATGTCCCGTCCCCGCGACCATCTGAGAGTGTGTAGGTTGAagtggcggccgtcggcgcggaGGGTTCGCGAAATCACGTGGTAGAATAATCGTC of the Drechmeria coniospora strain ARSEF 6962 chromosome 01, whole genome shotgun sequence genome contains:
- a CDS encoding MAT1-1-3, producing MEVIRHAAQNFSRRVQQPVKVFHDGFREKYRMCPVPAGNNANLDSYGLCCFDCDMSDPKFPESRPNTAPSNISDGGGIRIPRPRNSWILYRQHKSNQLKKDFPGMTASELSTVISSLWKSESTTEKAIWQRRAREEDRLHKEKYPGYKYTAKRSSSKRKQSEISRN